The nucleotide window TCTCGAATAACCGCTTATAAATCCTATAAAGTAGAATAGATACGGATTATTTATTACTTTTTTATTATAAAGTCTATATACTATTTCCTTTAATGAGCTTCCTTTATTAATGACGATTAGTTTTGGTTTTGAAGTTATAAAAGATTGCGGAGTAAAGGCATATAAAAAAAGATATGCTATAATGATTATCGGGATTGAAATTTTTAAAATAAAAGTTATTTTTTTTACCCGCTTATAAAGCGTATAGTCGAAATAGCACATTTATTTTTTTACGATTTTTATAGCGCAAAACATTAAATTGTTTACTAGAATATTTTTTTTTCAATTATATTTTTTTGTTTATCCAGATAAGACTGAAGTATAAAAGTTGAAGCTATAGAGTCTATTTTTTCTTTCCTTTTATTTCTTTTAATATTTTGCTCTATAAGGCTTCTTTGCGCCTGAACCGAAGAAAATCTTTCATCATAAACCGTCAATATCAAACCGTCGCCAATTTTTTCTTTTAAGCTTTCTTTTAAAACTTCTATTAATTTTCCTATTTCCGTTGATATTTCTGTTTTTTTTCCCTTAAGGCCTATAGGCATTCCTATAACTAAAAGTCCGACATTTTCTTCCTCGATTACCTTTTTTAACTCGGAAACCGTTTTTTTTACCGAATCGTTTAATATATATTTTAAAGGAAAAGCGATTGTTTGAGTGTCGTCGCTTAAGGATAATCCGATTCTTTTTAAGCCGTAATCTATGCCTAGCGCTTTTTTATTTTTGACGTTTGGCATGTCGATAAGTTATGCGGGAGAGTTAATAAGATTGTTTGCTTCAAACCCAAGATCGCTAATTAATTCTATGTCGAGTTCGGGGTTTCTTCCGGACGTAAGCAAATAGTTTCCAAGAAGCAGTCCGTTGGCTCCCGCCATAAGAGCAAGAGGCTGAAGCTGGCGCAGGTTATATTCACGGCCGCCCTGCGCCAGTATGTTCTTTTCCGGATTGACTATTCTGAACATTGCTATTGTTTTAAGGCATTCCATAGGCGTAAGCGGTTCTATATTTTCAAGCGGAGTTCCTTTTATGGGGTTTAAAAAGTTTATCGGTATATTATCGACTTCAAGTTCTTTTATCTCTTTAGCCATTTTTACCCTGTCCAAACGGGATTCGCCCATTCCTATTATGACCCCGGAACAAACTTTTAATCCGGCTTTTCTTGCTGACTTAACCGTTTTTATGTTATCTTCGAAAGAATGGGTCGTACATATGCTTTTAAAAAAATCGCTGTTGGTTTCTATGTTGTGATGAAATATTTCAAGTCCGCATTCTTTTAGAAAAAGTAAATCCTCATATTCCATAAGCCCTAAAGAAGCGCAGGGAGTTATGCCTATTTCGTTTTTAATCGTTTTTACGGCATCCGCTATAGTTTTTAATTCGGTTTTATCGGATATTCTGGTTCCGCTCGTGACTATAGAAAATTCGTTTGCACCGTTTTTTTTAGCAATTTTAGCCGATTCCACTATTTCGGAAACGGACATTAGAGAATTTACTTTTATTTTTTTTTCTTTTTTTCCGGCGACTGCCGATTGGCCGCAAAATGAACAGTCTTCAGAGCATATTCCTGTTTTTGCGCTGACGATAGAACAAAAATTTATTTTTTTTCCGGTGTATTTTTCTTTTAATTCCAAAGCTAAAGAAAAAATCCCCATAAGATTTGCGCCTGAAAGTTCAAAAACGGACAGCAGAAGATCGTCCGGAATTTCAATGTTTTCATTTATAAGTTCTCTTATCTCTTGCATTATGCTCATCGGTTATTTTTTCCTCGTTACAATTCTTTTAAATTAGTTAATATATTCCTGAAAGATTCGCTCCTTTCCATTAAAAAAATAAGTTCGTCTATACTTTTGGAAGTTTTAACGGCGTCAAAAACAGTCGAGAGCATATTTTGATAATCGATAATTTTTTTTCTTAAATTAAGTATTACCGAGACCCCTTCGTCGTTAATTCCAAGTTCGTTTTTTATTTCCGATATAATTATTAAATCGTCGGCCGCTTTTTCATCGATATAAAATTCGTTTTCTCTCTTTTCAACGCATATTATTCCTTCATCGATAAAAAACATTGCGGACTCGGCGCTTAAATTTATATTTCCGCAAAATTCTGACAGATTAATAAAATAATCCATTTGGATTCCTTATTTATTTTATATATTTATATGCCTTCTTTTGAAAGTTCTATAAATGTTTTTTTAATTTTATCCGATATTCCGGCAGGTATATCGACTGTAATCGTAATTATTAAATCGCCCGCTTTTTTTCCTGAAATATCCTTTACTCCTTTTTTAGGAATGCGGAATTTAGTGCCATTTTGGGTTCCCGCCGGTATAGTAAGCATAAATTTGCCGTCGATAGAAGATACTTCTACTTTTGCTCCAAGCACGGCTTCAGTCAGTTTTATTTTTTTATTGATAAAGATATCGTTGCCATTTCTTTCGAAAACGTTATCGTTTAAAACAGAGATAGTAATGTATAAATCTCCGTTCGGCGCATTGTTTAAACCAGGCGAACCTTTTCCCGAAAGCTTAATTTTTCCGCCGTCGGAAATTCCGGCCGGTATCTTTATTTTTATCTTTTCACCGTTTAAATTTATTATTCTTTCCGTACCTTTTACGCTTTCCGCAACCGATATCTCAAGCGAAGCGTTTAAATCGTTTCCTTTTAGGGGGCCATGTTTTTTTCCCGACCTGTTAAAAAGGTCGGAGAATATATCCTCGAAGTTAAAATTTTCTCCTCCGCCGGTATTGCCGAAATTATAACCGAAACCGGAAGGACCGCCTCCGGAATAATCGTAATAATATTGTCCGCTTGAAGCCCCTCCGCC belongs to Candidatus Acidulodesulfobacterium acidiphilum and includes:
- the bioB gene encoding biotin synthase BioB: MSIMQEIRELINENIEIPDDLLLSVFELSGANLMGIFSLALELKEKYTGKKINFCSIVSAKTGICSEDCSFCGQSAVAGKKEKKIKVNSLMSVSEIVESAKIAKKNGANEFSIVTSGTRISDKTELKTIADAVKTIKNEIGITPCASLGLMEYEDLLFLKECGLEIFHHNIETNSDFFKSICTTHSFEDNIKTVKSARKAGLKVCSGVIIGMGESRLDRVKMAKEIKELEVDNIPINFLNPIKGTPLENIEPLTPMECLKTIAMFRIVNPEKNILAQGGREYNLRQLQPLALMAGANGLLLGNYLLTSGRNPELDIELISDLGFEANNLINSPA
- the ruvX gene encoding Holliday junction resolvase RuvX, which codes for MPNVKNKKALGIDYGLKRIGLSLSDDTQTIAFPLKYILNDSVKKTVSELKKVIEEENVGLLVIGMPIGLKGKKTEISTEIGKLIEVLKESLKEKIGDGLILTVYDERFSSVQAQRSLIEQNIKRNKRKEKIDSIASTFILQSYLDKQKNIIEKKIF
- a CDS encoding J domain-containing protein translates to MEYKDYYKILGVDKTAVSEEIKKAYRKLARKYHPDVNPNDKTAESKFKEVQEAYDILKDEKKRKEYDELGTNYFNYKNAGAGGGASSGQYYYDYSGGGPSGFGYNFGNTGGGENFNFEDIFSDLFNRSGKKHGPLKGNDLNASLEISVAESVKGTERIINLNGEKIKIKIPAGISDGGKIKLSGKGSPGLNNAPNGDLYITISVLNDNVFERNGNDIFINKKIKLTEAVLGAKVEVSSIDGKFMLTIPAGTQNGTKFRIPKKGVKDISGKKAGDLIITITVDIPAGISDKIKKTFIELSKEGI